A single genomic interval of Hevea brasiliensis isolate MT/VB/25A 57/8 chromosome 4, ASM3005281v1, whole genome shotgun sequence harbors:
- the LOC110659501 gene encoding uncharacterized protein LOC110659501 isoform X2 has product MSSGQRSGSNPAAMLASLMGKREKLREELRNIEKQVYELETSYLQDSGHFGNVLKGFEGFLSSSKSTTNVKRSRKFQPEDRLFSLSSVTSPAAEELGLGRDDGRSDFGPGRSKGGTLAANGQGKPKKGRTSMGPRDVKKIRPSNEAEFDDEDDPDMSLR; this is encoded by the exons ATGTCTTCAGGGCAAAGAAGCGGCTCTAATCCGGCGGCCATGCTCGCCTCTCTCATGGGCAAGAGAGAGAAGCTTCGTGAAGAGCTCCGTAACATTGAGAAACAG GTGTATGAGTTAGAGACAAGCTATTTGCAAGATTCAGGCCATTTTGGGAATGTTCTCAAAGGTTTTGAAGGGTTTCTATCTTCATCGAAGAGCACTACAAA tgtaaaaaggtccaggAAATTTCAGCCAGAAGATAGACTTTTCTCATTGTCATCGGTTACCTCGCCAGCA GCTGAAGAACTTGGACTCGGACGTGATG ATGGAAGATCTGATTTTGGTCCCGGTCGGTCTAAGGGTGGAACCTTAGCTGCTAATGGGCA GGGGAAACCAAAAAAGGGAAGAACATCAATGGGACCAAGAGACGTAAAGAAAATCAGGCCATCAAATGAAGCAGAATTTGATGATGAAGATGATCCTGATATGAGCTTGAGATAA
- the LOC110659502 gene encoding actin-depolymerizing factor: protein MATAAFRGANASSGMGVSDHSKATYLELQRKKVHRYVIFKIDEKKKEVVVEKTGGPAESYDDFSASLPENDCRYAVYDFDFVTSENCQKSKIFFIAWSPSVSRIRAKMLYATSKDRFRRALEGIHYEIQATDPTEMDLEVLKDRAH, encoded by the exons atggcGACTGCGGCTTTCAGAGGG GCAAATGCTTCTTCTGGCATGGGTGTTTCTGACCACAGCAAAGCCACATACCTAGAACTGCAGAGAAAGAAGGTGCACCGTTATGTGATCTTTAAGATTGATGAGAAGAAAAAAGAGGTTGTGGTTGAGAAGACTGGAGGACCAGCTGAGAGCTATGATGATTTTTCTGCTTCCTTGCCTGAGAATGATTGTCGATATGCTGTCTATGACTTTGATTTTGTGACTTCCGAGAATTGCCAGAAGAGCAAGATCTTCTTCATTGCATG GTCTCCTTCGGTGTCTCGCATTCGTGCAAAAATGCTTTATGCAACTTCCAAGGACAGGTTCAGAAGAGCACTGGAAGGCATCCATTATGAAATCCAGGCAACTGACCCAACTGAGATGGATCTTGAGGTACTCAAGGACCGTGCACACTAA
- the LOC110659501 gene encoding uncharacterized protein LOC110659501 isoform X1: MESEGQRSGSNPAAMLASLMGKREKLREELRNIEKQVYELETSYLQDSGHFGNVLKGFEGFLSSSKSTTNVKRSRKFQPEDRLFSLSSVTSPAAEELGLGRDDGRSDFGPGRSKGGTLAANGQGKPKKGRTSMGPRDVKKIRPSNEAEFDDEDDPDMSLR, translated from the exons ATGGAATCCGAAG GGCAAAGAAGCGGCTCTAATCCGGCGGCCATGCTCGCCTCTCTCATGGGCAAGAGAGAGAAGCTTCGTGAAGAGCTCCGTAACATTGAGAAACAG GTGTATGAGTTAGAGACAAGCTATTTGCAAGATTCAGGCCATTTTGGGAATGTTCTCAAAGGTTTTGAAGGGTTTCTATCTTCATCGAAGAGCACTACAAA tgtaaaaaggtccaggAAATTTCAGCCAGAAGATAGACTTTTCTCATTGTCATCGGTTACCTCGCCAGCA GCTGAAGAACTTGGACTCGGACGTGATG ATGGAAGATCTGATTTTGGTCCCGGTCGGTCTAAGGGTGGAACCTTAGCTGCTAATGGGCA GGGGAAACCAAAAAAGGGAAGAACATCAATGGGACCAAGAGACGTAAAGAAAATCAGGCCATCAAATGAAGCAGAATTTGATGATGAAGATGATCCTGATATGAGCTTGAGATAA
- the LOC110659504 gene encoding low affinity inorganic phosphate transporter 1 has protein sequence MAGEQLNVLNALDVAKTQWYHFTAIVIAGMGFFTDAYDLFCISLVTKLLGRIYYYKEGSTSPGSLPSNVSAAVNGVAFCGTLAGQLFFGWLGDKMGRKRVYGMTLMLMVISAIASGLSFGKAPTAVMSTLCFFRFWLGFGIGGDYPLSATIMSEYANKKTRGAFIAAVFAMQGFGILAGGMVAIIVSGAFKVKYPAQPYENDPVGSTVPEADYVWRIILMFGAIPAAVTYYWRMKMPETARYTALVAKNAKQAASDMAKVLQVDLEAENDKIEQSVGNDFGLFSMEFVRRHGLHLLGTTSSWFLLDIAFYSLNLFQKDIFSAIGWIPQGQTLNAIEEVYRIARAQTLIALCTTVPGYWFTVALIDVIGRFAIQLMGFFFMTVFMFALAIPYHHWTLPDNRIGFVIMYSLTFFFSNFGPNSTTFVVPAEIFPARLRSTCHGISAASGKAGAIVGAFGFLYAKDGIGVRNTLLVVGGINFFGMIFTLLVPESKGKSLEEMSGEAEEENQSHQTTSV, from the coding sequence ATGGCAGGAGAACAACTGAATGTGCTTAATGCACTTGACGTGGCCAAAACACAATGGTACCATTTCACTGCAATTGTGATTGCTGGCATGGGTTTTTTCACTGATGCCTATGATCTTTTTTGTATCTCCCTTGTGACCAAATTGCTAGGCAGAATTTACTACTACAAGGAAGGTTCTACTTCTCCTGGATCTTTACCATCAAATGTCTCAGCTGCTGTTAATGGTGTTGCTTTCTGCGGCACCCTTGCAGGCCAGCTTTTCTTTGGCTGGCTTGGtgataaaatgggcagaaaacgTGTCTATGGGATGACATtaatgcttatggtcatttccgcTATTGCCTCAGGCCTCTCTTTTGGCAAAGCTCCTACTGCTGTCATGTCCACACTCTGTTTCTTCCGTTTCTGGCTCGGTTTTGGGATCGGTGGTGACTACCCACTTTCTGCCACAATCATGTCTGAATATGCTAATAAAAAGACTCGTGGGGCTTTCATTGCTGCTGTTTTTGCCATGCAAGGTTTTGGGATCTTGGCTGGTGGTATGGTTGCTATTATAGTTTCTGGAGCATTTAAGGTCAAATATCCTGCCCAACCTTATGAAAATGATCCAGTTGGCTCTACTGTACCAGAAGCTGATTATGTTTGGAGGATTATCTTGATGTTTGGTGCAATCCCTGCGGCAGTTACTTATTACTGGCGCATGAAGATGCCTGAAACTGCACGATACACTGCTTTAGTCGCCAAGAATGCCAAACAGGCTGCATCTGATATGGCAAAAGTGCTTCAGGTTGATTTGGAGGCAGAAAATGACAAAATTGAGCAGTCTGTAGGAAATGATTTTGGTCTGTTTTCTATGGAATTTGTTCGCCGCCATGGACTTCACTTGCTCGGAACCACTAGTTCTTGGTTCTTGTTGGACATTGCATTCTACAGCCTGAATTTGTTTCAGAAGGATATTTTCAGTGCTATTGGGTGGATTCCTCAGGGTCAAACCCTGAATGCCATTGAAGAGGTCTACAGAATTGCTAGAGCACAAACTCTTATTGCTCTTTGCACCACGGTTCCAGGGTATTGGTTCACAGTTGCACTAATTGACGTAATAGGGCGGTTCGCAATTCAATTGATGGGATTCTTCTTCATGACAGTGTTCATGTTTGCTTTGGCAATACCTTACCATCATTGGACTCTACCAGACAACCGAATTGGATTTGTTATCATGTATTCACTaaccttcttcttctccaattttGGTCCAAATTCCACCACATTTGTGGTGCCTGCAGAGATTTTCCCAGCAAGGTTAAGGTCTACCTGCCATGGTATATCAGCTGCATCTGGCAAGGCAGGGGCAATTGTGGGTGCATTTGGGTTCTTGTATGCGAAAGATGGTATTGGAGTGAGGAATACACTTTTAGTCGTTGGTGGAATCAACTTCTTCGGAATGATATTTACTCTCCTGGTGCCTGAGTCAAAGGGAAAATCACTCGAGGAAATGTCTGGTGAAGCTGAGGAAGAAAATCAAAGTCATCAAACAACAAGTGTCTAG
- the LOC110659503 gene encoding phosphoenolpyruvate carboxylase kinase 1-like codes for MSEALNRDYLICDEIGRGRFGTVFRCTSRATGNSFAVKSIDKSLTSGDSLDAQCLLSEPKILHLLSPHPHVIQLYNLYEDESYLHMVMDLCSGQDLHNLIISNGVVPEAEARLLFIQLMKAVSHCHKYGVVHRDIKPDNILLDSLNSVKLADFGSAEVVMEGEMINGVVGTPYYVAPEVLVGREYGEKVDIWSAGVVLYILLAGFPPFYGETAEEIFDAVLRGNLRFPVRAFHGVSSAVKDLLRRMLCRDVSKRLSAEQVLRHPWITNGGG; via the exons ATGAGCGAAGCTTTAAACAGAGACTACCTAATCTGTGACGAGATCGGCCGTGGACGTTTCGGCACCGTTTTCAGATGTACCTCTCGTGCTACTGGTAACTCTTTCGCCGTCAAGTCTATCGATAAGAGCCTTACATCCGGTGACTCCCTCGACGCCCAATGCCTCCTCTCCGAACCAAAGATTCTCCACCTTCTCTCGCCTCATCCTCACGTAATCCAACTCTACAACCTCTATGAAGACGAATCGTACCTTCACATGGTAATGGACTTGTGCTCCGGTCAGGATCTTCACAATTTAATCATCTCCAATGGCGTTGTTCCCGAGGCGGAGGCCAGACTGCTCTTTATACAGCTGATGAAAGCCGTTTCCCACTGCCACAAGTACGGCGTCGTTCACCGCGACATCAAGCCGGATAACATTTTGCTCGACTCTTTAAATTCGGTGAAGTTAGCAGATTTTGGTTCCGCTGAGGTGGTTATGGAAGGGGAGATGATTAATGGTGTTGTAGGGACGCCGTACTACGTGGCGCCGGAGGTTTTGGTGGGGAGAGAGTACGGGGAGAAGGTAGATATTTGGAGTGCTGGTGTGGTGTTGTATATTTTGTTAGCCGGCTTTCCGCCATTCTACGGTGAAACGGCAGAGGAGATTTTTGATGCGGTTTTGAGAGGGAACTTGAGGTTTCCTGTTAGAGCTTTCCACGGCGTGTCGTCGGCTGTTAAAGATCTGCTAAGGAGGATGCTTTGTAGAGATGTTTCCAAGAGGCTCTCCGCCGAACAAGTTTTAA GGCATCCATGGATAACAAATGGAGGAGGATGA